In one Ananas comosus cultivar F153 linkage group 12, ASM154086v1, whole genome shotgun sequence genomic region, the following are encoded:
- the LOC109718350 gene encoding CCR4-NOT transcription complex subunit 10-like, producing MDGRDPPEPPPPPRPPPEEEEEEGRRSAAAAAAAAMAKEAAALFQGRRYTECIDVLKQLLLRKEGDPKVLHNIAVAEYFRDGCPDPKKLLDVLEKVKKRSEELARVSGEHTEAVKSLGSNGTVQCAEVFDTSIMTFNTAVILYHLHDYAHALSVLEPLFQNIGPIEETTAFHICLLLLDTALSSQDAKKALDIIQYLEKFFGIGSMTTQNDNGSATQHQSLNLVRSPLRGNNSSAPDASALDSITPENPTIGNLSDDALEYETLYSTLDSGGHQKLERPFSNDLSKPSSDSASTTADLKLKLQLFKVRLLLLTRNLKVAKRELKLSMNMARGRDSSTELLLKSQLEYARGNHRKAIKLLEAPNNRTEPAMATIFNNNLGCIYHQQRSHHISSWFFSKALRNCLSFRLEKPMNLVTFSKDKSRLISYNCGLENLACGKPLLAASCFREVLPLFYNQPLFWLRFAECSLLALKMGLLSSAGASSGDEEVKVLVVGSGKWRQVVINPLSSRKNRSDSTEKNRGWISLPYARQCLCNALLLLDSFEKETAKDSTLDSTSEANSNAKTDSKASNTTSTPTTANSNGDPKGGLLNSNAALQSSVALYEEFRQKENYYVKQAVLGDLAYIELCLENPVKALSAAKSLQDLPYCSRIYIFLSHVYAAEALCQLNRPKEAAEQLSTYIIDDGKDVKLPYQDEDLENCFLEKLGEREDSNGLEVFRKSQEGLQDLGFLKPEEARGVLYVNFATMFALQGDLERASFFAKQGLVSLSDNPKVLLTSIYVDLLQGKAHEALAKLRQWRHVTFVRQSSSTVSS from the exons ATGGACGGCCGGGATCCGCCGgagcctccgccgccgccgcggccgccgccggaggaggaggaagaggaagggcgccgctccgccgcggcggcggcggcggcggcgatggcgaagGAGGCCGCCGCCCTTTTCCAGGGCCGGCGCTACACGGAGTGCATTGACGTGTTGAAGCAGCTGTTGCTGAGGAAAGAGGGCGATCCAAAG GTCCTTCACAACATAGCTGTTGCAGAGTACTTCCGGGATGGTTGCCCTGATCCAAAAAAGCTACTTGATGTGCTTGAGAAGGTTAAG aaaagaaGCGAAGAACTTGCTCGTGTATCTGGAGAACATACTGAAGCCGTTAAAAGTCTCGGAAGCAATGGTACTGTCCAGTGCGCAGAGGTGTTTGACACATCCATTATGACTTTCAACACT GCTGTAATCCTTTATCATCTACATGATTATGCACATGCATTATCAGTTCTTGAGCCATTGTTCCAGAATATTGGACCTATCGAAGAG ACAACCGCTTTTCATATATGCCTTCTCTTACTGGATACTGCTTTGTCTTCGCAAGATGCAAAAAAAGCATTA GATATAATTCAATACCTAGAAAAATTTTTCGGAATTGGTAGCATGACAACCCAAAATGACAATGGAAGTGCAACTCAGCATCAATCTCTGAACCTGGTGAGAAGTCCTTTAAGAGGTAATAATAGTTCTGCACCAGATGCCTCTGCTTTGGATTCTATTACTCCTGAGAACCCTACTATCGGAAATTTATCTGATGATGCATTGGAGTACGAGACCTTATACTCAACATTGGACAGTGGAGGCCATCAGAAATTGGAAAGGCCTTTTTCAAATGATCTGTCAAAGCCATCTTCTGATTCAGCTTCTACAACAGCCGAtctgaaattaaaattacaacttTTCAAAGTTCGGCTTCTGCTTCTCACTAGGAACCTAAAGGTCGCAAAGCGCGAGCTTAAGCTCTCTATGAACATGGCTCGTGGCAGAGATTCATCAACGGAGCTCCTTTTAAAGTCTCAGTTAGAATACGCTCGTGGCAACCATCGGAAAGCTATAAAATTATTGGAGGCTCCTAATAATAGAACAGAACCAGCAATGGCTACTATTTTCAATAACAATTTAGGGTGCATTTATCACCAGCAAAGATCACACCATATATCGAGCTGGTTCTTTAGCAAAGCACTGAGGAACTGCTTATCATTTCGTTTAGAGAAGCCTATGAATCTTGTTACCTTTTCTAAGGATAAATCCCGTCTCATTTCATATAACTGCGGTCTTGAGAATTTAGCTTGTGGGAAGCCACTTCTCGCAGCCTCTTGCTTTCGAGAAGTGCTTCCGCTGTTCTACAACCAGCCACTTTTCTGGCTCCGATTTGCAGAATGCTCTCTACTAGCACTGAAGATGGGGCTTTTAAGTTCAGCCGGGGCTTCTTCAGGTGATGAAGAGGTTAAAGTTCTTGTGGTAGGTTCAGGTAAATGGCGGCAAGTAGTTATCAATCCTTTGAGCTCAAGAAAAAACCGTTCTGATTCTACTGAGAAAAACCGGGGCTGGATCTCACTTCCATATGCTCGCCAGTGTCTGTGTAATGCTCTATTATTACTTGATAGTTTTGAAAAGGAAACGGCAAAAGACAGTACTTTAGATTCTACATCAGAAGCTAATTCAAATGCTAAGACAGATTCGAAAGCATCAAACACAACATCAACACCCACAACAGCCAATTCAAATGGCGATCCTAAGGGAGGTCTGTTAAATTCAAATGCCGCTTTACAGAGCTCTGTTGCGTTATATGAAGAGTTTCGTCAGAAAGAAAATTACTATGTAAAGCAGGCCGTGCTAGGAGACCTAGCATATATTGAGTTGTGCTTAGAGAACCCCGTAAAAGCACTTTCTGCTGCAAAATCACTTCAGGATCTTCCATACTGCTCCAGAATCTATATTTTCCTCTCCCATGTGTACGCAGCAGAAGCACTTTGCCAGCTTAACCGGCCGAAAGAAGCTGCAGAGCAACTTTCAACTTATATCATTGATGATGGGAAAGATGTCAAATTACCATATCAAGATGAAGACCTAGAAAACTGCTTCCTTGAGAAGCTCGGAGAAAGAGAGGATTCGAATGGTCTAGAAGTTTTCAGAAAAAGCCAAGAGGGCTTACAAGATCTAGGGTTTCTGAAGCCTGAGGAGGCTCGTGGGGTGCTCTATGTGAATTTTGCCACCATGTTTGCATTGCAGGGAGATCTCGAGCGGGCTAGCTTTTTTGCAAAGCAGGGGCTTGTCTCCTTGTCTGATAATCCGAAAGTGCTTCTCACATCTATCTACGTGGACCTTCTACAGGGAAAAGCACATGAGGCTCTTGCAAAGTTGAGGCAGTGGAGACATGTGACGTTTGTCCGACAAAGCAGTTCAACGGTGAGCAGCTAA